One segment of Rhipicephalus sanguineus isolate Rsan-2018 chromosome 6, BIME_Rsan_1.4, whole genome shotgun sequence DNA contains the following:
- the LOC119396909 gene encoding polyglutamine-binding protein 1, with product MPLPPALLARLKKRGIVKASEAEPSAADQPEEEVIAEDYDDIIRPAGGGETRVGGPIPGCPNKWNLYHECSAFCQKHWGAGKLKESPHTERKRLRMLRKYPLPEGWCELYDPGTGRHYYWREGSEDVTWMPPRHPRAKISLPAEKLRELISDADDGQELDSAGSEEDMLDEDEVPLPPRRSRESASSKGSSHGRSDRRGDRSRSNDLDPMDPAAYSDVPRGKWSTGLEKSNEAKTGADTTASGPLYQMRPYPSPGAVLRLNAGNRRKQSDDEEDD from the exons ATGCCTCTCCCGCCGGCCCTCCTAGCAAGATTAAAGAAGCGGGGGATTGTAAAAGCCAGCGAAGCCGAACCGTCGGCAG CTGATCAGCCAGAGGAAGAGGTCATTGCTGAAGACTACGATGACATCATTCGACCTGCGGGAGGTGGCGAGACACGTGTAGGCGGGCCCATCCCAGGATGCCCCAACAAGTGGAACTTGTACCATGAATGCAGTGCATTCTGTCAAAAGCACTGGGGTGCTGGCAAGCTGAAGGAGTCACCTCACACCGAGCGCAAGCGCTTGCGTATGCTGCGAAAGTACCCGCTGCCAGAGGGCTGGTGTGAGCTGTATGATCCTGGCAC GGGCAGGCACTACTACTGGAGGGAAGGGAGCGAGGATGTCACCTGGATGCCACCTCGGCACCCAAGGGCAAAGATTTCATTGCCAGCCGAGAAGCTCAGAG aactCATATCGGATGCAGATGATGGTCAGGAACTCGACAGTGCT GGCTCAGAAGAAGACATGCTAGATGAAGATGAGGTTCCCCTTCCACCTCGGCGCTCTCGTGAGTCTGCAAGCTCTAAAGGATCATCACATGGCCGTTCTGACCGTCGTG GTGACCGATCACGCAGCAATGACCTTGACCCCATGGATCCTGCTGCATACTCGGATGTTCCACG AGGGAAGTGGTCTACAGGCCTGGAGAAAAGCAATGAAGCCAAGACAGGGGCTGACACGACTGCAAGTGGGCCACTTTACCAGATGCGCCCATACCCCAGTCCCGGTGCTGTCCTTCGCCTTAATGCTGGAAACCGCCGGAAGCAATCTGATGACGAAGAGGATGACTAG